From one Acidobacteriota bacterium genomic stretch:
- a CDS encoding CocE/NonD family hydrolase gives MKRYPLLTILVFCAFTLACRDEGASTDHRISRPGEYSGFSDAMYGEDYQRTSRYVPVSDGTRLAMDLYRPKDAATGDVVETPLPVLWMHTPYNRRYSNNDGALTVDSYPGTAGRLVKYGYVVATVDFRGLYASFGHNEAFNRGEWVTAARRDAYDITEWLAQQPWSNGKIGMWGCSATGGSQMQAVTTAPPHLKAVFPMSCEFDVYPFRVPGGMASAQGAPARLLSTQQARDAAAAPVDGDTDGSQLRAAIAGHAGTVEDPGYAPYRDSIAGAITDPASRQWWVRSSPHTYLEEIRSSGIAMYLAANWDEGPTKHGAFFTFNNVTNPAKLIVGPAGHCGWLAVQSQTGFDITVEERRFFDYWLKGIDNGIMDEDPVYYYTYNAPAGTEWRSAKRWPLPEETRTRYYLGEGSLGTEEPAGADSKDQTVVAYDVTPGNPAAGGLVYETAPLGADLQVTGHPAVSLWVSSTATDGDFIAAIEDVAPDGSAASYNVHGRLRASLRKLHDAPYNNLGLPWHRFYGADAAPLEPGRPVELEFELLPISTVFKAGHRIRLAITFADRTTPRLDPAPKVTIHRDSAHRSYVTLPVIHPD, from the coding sequence ATGAAACGATACCCCTTGCTGACAATCCTGGTTTTCTGTGCCTTTACGCTCGCTTGCCGTGACGAGGGCGCATCCACGGACCATCGCATCTCCAGGCCGGGCGAATATTCCGGCTTCAGCGACGCCATGTACGGCGAGGATTACCAGAGGACATCCCGGTATGTCCCGGTGAGCGACGGCACCAGGCTCGCGATGGACCTGTATCGCCCGAAGGATGCAGCAACCGGCGATGTCGTCGAAACCCCGCTTCCGGTCCTGTGGATGCATACGCCCTATAATCGCAGGTATTCCAACAACGACGGGGCCCTGACGGTGGACAGTTACCCCGGAACGGCGGGAAGGCTGGTGAAATACGGCTACGTGGTCGCCACCGTGGACTTCCGCGGCCTCTATGCGTCCTTCGGGCATAACGAGGCGTTCAACCGCGGCGAATGGGTGACTGCGGCGCGCCGCGATGCGTACGACATCACGGAATGGCTGGCGCAGCAGCCGTGGAGCAACGGCAAGATCGGAATGTGGGGGTGTTCGGCCACCGGCGGCAGCCAGATGCAGGCCGTGACGACGGCGCCTCCCCATTTGAAGGCCGTATTCCCGATGAGTTGCGAATTCGATGTCTATCCCTTTCGCGTGCCCGGAGGCATGGCGAGTGCCCAGGGCGCTCCCGCGAGGCTCCTGTCCACGCAACAGGCCCGCGATGCGGCGGCGGCGCCGGTGGACGGCGATACGGACGGGTCGCAGTTGCGTGCAGCCATTGCCGGGCACGCCGGCACGGTTGAAGATCCCGGCTATGCGCCCTACCGGGACAGCATCGCCGGCGCCATCACGGACCCCGCATCCCGGCAGTGGTGGGTCCGGAGCAGCCCCCACACCTACCTGGAGGAGATCCGCTCTTCCGGAATCGCCATGTATCTGGCCGCGAACTGGGACGAAGGGCCCACCAAGCACGGCGCTTTCTTTACTTTCAACAACGTGACCAACCCGGCGAAACTGATCGTGGGACCCGCGGGCCACTGTGGCTGGCTAGCGGTCCAGAGCCAGACCGGATTCGACATCACCGTCGAGGAGCGCCGTTTCTTCGACTATTGGCTCAAGGGGATCGACAACGGCATCATGGATGAAGATCCCGTCTATTATTACACCTACAACGCTCCGGCCGGCACCGAGTGGCGTTCGGCCAAACGGTGGCCCCTGCCCGAGGAAACAAGGACCCGGTACTACCTGGGAGAGGGCTCGCTGGGCACGGAAGAGCCGGCGGGGGCGGATTCAAAAGATCAAACCGTCGTCGCCTACGATGTCACGCCCGGTAACCCGGCGGCCGGGGGACTGGTATATGAAACCGCCCCGCTCGGCGCGGACCTGCAGGTCACCGGGCATCCCGCCGTCAGCCTGTGGGTATCGTCCACCGCGACCGACGGAGATTTCATCGCCGCCATCGAGGATGTCGCGCCGGACGGTTCGGCCGCCTCGTATAACGTGCACGGCCGGCTCCGGGCCTCCCTGCGAAAGCTGCACGATGCGCCCTATAACAACCTCGGGTTGCCCTGGCACCGCTTCTACGGGGCGGACGCGGCGCCCCTGGAGCCCGGGCGGCCGGTGGAGCTGGAATTCGAACTGCTACCCATATCGACGGTCTTCAAGGCAGGCCATCGCATACGGCTGGCGATTACGTTCGCGGACAGGACGACCCCGAGGCTCGATCCCGCTCCGAAGGTGACGATCCATCGCGATTCCGCCCACAGATCCTATGTCACGTTGCCCGTAATCCACCCGGATTGA